One Bombilactobacillus folatiphilus genomic window, TACACAACAGGTTGGCCAGTAGCCATTTCAACATCCATGATATCTTCATCAGAAATATCTTCAATATACTTGGTTAAAGCACGTAACGAGTTACCATGAGCGGCAATAATGACATTCTTATGATCCAATAACTTAGGTGCAATCTTATCTTGCCAAAATGGAATCACACGTTCCAAAGTAACTTTTAAGTTTTCGCCACCCGGAATAGCACGAAAATCTAAGTCAGCATAACGCCGATCTTGTGCTGCAGAACCTTCATCAGACGCATCCAATAATGGTGGTAAAGTATCATATGAACGACGCCAGATATGCACTTGTTCATCACCATATTTATCAGCAGTTTCTTGCTTGTTCAAACCTTGCAAAGCACCGTAATGCCGTTCATTTAAGCGCCAAGATTTTTCCTCAGGAATCCACAATTGACCTGCTTCTTCTAACGCATAATGCAAAGTTTTAATCGCGCGAGTTAAAACAGAAGTATAAGCTTGATCAAATTCAATGCCTTCAGCCTTCAACAAACGACCAGCATTCTTTGCTTGTTCAACACCTTCATCACTTAAATCTACGTCAACCCAACCAGTAAACTTATTTTCCAAGTTCCATTGGCTTTGGCCGTGACGAATAAATACTAATTTTGCCATAATTGCCTACCCCTTTATTTACGTTTACATACTCACGAACATTATATGTTTTCAGTAAACTAGTGTCAATATGCCCACTTGAAGATTGCCGCCAGCTTTGTTTTTTGAAGTAAACAGACCACCACATAAGCTAGAAACGACAGCCCCACCACAATCACAAAGCGCAGGATCGAACTATGCACTTGATAATACAAAAAATTGTAAATGATTTTCATAAGCAAATAGTGACTTAAATACATAAATGTACTAAAATTACGCCACCACCGTGCATGTGGTAATTTCAGAGGCACTTTGAAAAAGATCATCACAATTAACGGCGCCAAGAACAGATACATGAACAATTGATCCGTATGCCCATTGTGCGCTGTCACATAAGCAATTTCTACATAAGTTAACAATAATACGAAGCTGGTGCTCAAGATGAGCTTGTGCCAGCTAGGTAACTGTTTTAAGTTGGCCAACCATTGCCCCAAGTAAATATAGCTCGGTCCAACAAATAAAGTACAAGCAATTAAAAAGGACAATTTCACAGGAAAATATCCACTAAAAATCACAATCCCGCCAAAAATCAGCAGCGCTAAAACGAAGCCCAACCGTTGCTTTTTTTGAAACCACCAATAAACAAACCAAATTCCAAATAATAGTGCATTTAAATACCAGCCCACTAACATGGTGGGCGGACCAATCAACACAAAATGCAAAATAGCTAAGCCCCACCATTTGACCGTCGCGCCATTTTGTTGAAAACCCGGCCACGCATCACGCACAATATAATAACCATATAAAATAATCCAAAATAAATATAATTTACCAATCCGCCAAGTATACGACTTCAAGGCACTCAAGCGATCATGATGGCGTTGAATGTGCCGTGCCAAAAAATAGCTCGCAATGATAAAAAAGATCGGAACTGCCAAACGTACGAACATACTGGGAATTACGGTGTGCGTCACGTGATTTAACACATCTACGAAACCTGTATGAATACTGACGACGGCCAACGCCGCCAAAATCTTCAAAACATCAATACTGTCAATTTGCTTTGTTTGCATACCAACCTCGTTAAAGCTAAAAAAGGTCGGGATTTCATTCCCAACCTCAAAGCCAATTCATATTTTTATTCTTGAGCATCAGCACTTGGAATCACCGACACATTAACCTTGCCCTTGGTCAATTGACTTACCCGTGCTTGGTCATTCGTGGAAGTTACTAACACTCCCGCACTCAAACGATCAGCCAACGGTAACAAACGCGTGATTTCCACGGAACGTTTTTCGACATCATCAATATACGGCAAAACTTGATAATCAGCATCCGGATATTCCAACAAAACATTACAGATTGGCGATTCTAATGGGATAATCACCGTTGTTTCCGGATTGACAACTTTGTTAATCAACCACCAAGCTTCAAAATCAGCTTCACTGTTGAACGATTGCACCAACAAATTATTATGATTGAAAACT contains:
- a CDS encoding 2,3-diphosphoglycerate-dependent phosphoglycerate mutase; this translates as MAKLVFIRHGQSQWNLENKFTGWVDVDLSDEGVEQAKNAGRLLKAEGIEFDQAYTSVLTRAIKTLHYALEEAGQLWIPEEKSWRLNERHYGALQGLNKQETADKYGDEQVHIWRRSYDTLPPLLDASDEGSAAQDRRYADLDFRAIPGGENLKVTLERVIPFWQDKIAPKLLDHKNVIIAAHGNSLRALTKYIEDISDEDIMDVEMATGQPVVYDLDDKLNIVSKTKLG
- a CDS encoding acyltransferase family protein: MQTKQIDSIDVLKILAALAVVSIHTGFVDVLNHVTHTVIPSMFVRLAVPIFFIIASYFLARHIQRHHDRLSALKSYTWRIGKLYLFWIILYGYYIVRDAWPGFQQNGATVKWWGLAILHFVLIGPPTMLVGWYLNALLFGIWFVYWWFQKKQRLGFVLALLIFGGIVIFSGYFPVKLSFLIACTLFVGPSYIYLGQWLANLKQLPSWHKLILSTSFVLLLTYVEIAYVTAHNGHTDQLFMYLFLAPLIVMIFFKVPLKLPHARWWRNFSTFMYLSHYLLMKIIYNFLYYQVHSSILRFVIVVGLSFLAYVVVCLLQKTKLAAIFKWAY